One genomic region from Ornithinimicrobium flavum encodes:
- a CDS encoding diacylglycerol/lipid kinase family protein yields MPKRVAVIVNPTKFEDLDEVRRRATRACTRHGWEEPLWIETTAEDTGAGQARQAAAASVDLVCPLGGDGTVRAVAAEMVGTGIPVGLLPGGTGNLLARNLELPIDSLDRAFEVALTGRDAAIDTCVVEFVRPTTGQLQGRLEDDEDPAKVVDFSDAVDDRGSEEVRERHRFLVMAGLGFDAEVMAAAPERLKARVGWVAYVVAGLQHLKGPQFTVDFRTDGHGLRRRRVRSVMIGNVGKLQGGMELLPDAEADDGELDAVLLSPDGIVGWMATFGQLVTRQRVGHSRVEYVQAREIQVLSDKPVEVELDGDPLGTVIALRVHVEPGSLLVRLPQPRRGRERPHVLSAISAQLEGAGARPVDWPRINR; encoded by the coding sequence CGAGGTCCGTCGTCGGGCCACGAGGGCCTGCACCCGGCACGGCTGGGAGGAGCCGCTGTGGATCGAGACCACGGCGGAGGACACCGGTGCGGGCCAGGCGCGGCAGGCCGCCGCGGCGAGTGTCGACCTCGTGTGCCCCCTCGGCGGTGACGGGACCGTCCGCGCAGTGGCGGCCGAGATGGTGGGGACCGGCATCCCCGTCGGGCTGCTCCCCGGTGGCACCGGCAACCTGCTGGCCCGCAACCTCGAGCTGCCCATCGACTCCCTGGACCGTGCCTTCGAGGTGGCGCTCACCGGGCGCGACGCCGCGATCGACACCTGCGTGGTGGAGTTCGTGCGGCCGACGACCGGCCAGCTCCAGGGGCGTCTGGAGGACGACGAGGACCCCGCGAAGGTGGTCGACTTCTCCGACGCGGTCGACGACCGGGGCTCGGAGGAGGTCCGTGAGCGGCACCGGTTCCTCGTCATGGCGGGGCTGGGCTTCGACGCCGAGGTCATGGCTGCCGCCCCCGAGCGGCTCAAGGCCAGGGTGGGGTGGGTGGCCTACGTCGTGGCGGGCCTGCAGCACCTCAAGGGGCCGCAGTTCACCGTCGACTTCCGCACCGACGGCCACGGTCTGAGGCGGCGGCGGGTCCGCAGCGTGATGATCGGCAACGTCGGCAAGCTGCAGGGGGGTATGGAGCTGCTGCCCGACGCCGAGGCCGACGACGGCGAGCTCGACGCGGTGCTCCTGTCGCCCGACGGGATCGTGGGGTGGATGGCGACCTTCGGCCAGCTGGTGACCCGGCAGCGGGTGGGGCACTCGCGGGTCGAGTACGTCCAGGCCCGGGAGATCCAGGTGCTCTCGGACAAGCCGGTGGAGGTCGAGCTCGACGGCGACCCCCTCGGCACCGTCATCGCGCTCCGGGTGCACGTCGAGCCCGGCAGCCTGCTGGTGCGCCTGCCCCAGCCGCGTCGGGGGCGGGAGCGTCCGCACGTGCTGTCGGCCATCAGCGCCCAGCTCGAGGGTGCCGGTGCCCGCCCCGTCGACTGGCCGCGCATCAACCGCTGA